The Nonlabens spongiae genome contains a region encoding:
- a CDS encoding NADP-dependent oxidoreductase has protein sequence MNKVIYLKKRPEGKPQLSDFEIKEDQKPECGDGELLLETLYVSVDPYLRGRMRDEKSYIEPFKLDQPLESAVVAKVTESKNDDFNSGDYVMGMLQWKQIQTHSGKGLRKVDKDLAPLSAYLGVLGMTGLTAYFGLLDIGEPKEGETVLVSGAAGAVGSIVGQIAKIKGCKAIGIAGSDEKINLITEKFGFDSGINYSETDNMTAAIGNHAPDGVDVYFDNVGSYTLDAAMNNINRFGRVINCGAISLYNETEQPTGPRLETTIVKKSIKMQGFIVRNYEDRFEEGVQQLGKWLKEGKLKHEETIVDDFDQIPQAFIDLFDGKNKGKMVVKA, from the coding sequence ATGAATAAAGTAATATATCTTAAGAAAAGACCAGAAGGAAAGCCTCAATTATCTGATTTTGAGATTAAAGAAGATCAAAAGCCGGAGTGTGGCGATGGAGAATTATTACTTGAGACACTATATGTTTCTGTAGATCCTTATTTGAGAGGGCGCATGCGCGATGAAAAATCTTATATCGAGCCCTTCAAACTTGATCAACCTCTTGAATCTGCCGTGGTGGCTAAAGTAACTGAGAGCAAAAATGACGACTTCAATTCTGGTGATTATGTAATGGGAATGTTGCAATGGAAACAAATCCAGACTCATAGCGGCAAAGGTCTTCGCAAAGTAGATAAAGACTTGGCACCGTTGAGTGCTTATCTGGGAGTCTTAGGAATGACAGGTTTGACCGCTTACTTTGGACTTTTAGATATAGGGGAACCCAAAGAGGGAGAAACCGTTTTGGTTTCAGGTGCCGCTGGAGCGGTGGGTTCAATCGTTGGACAAATTGCAAAAATCAAAGGTTGCAAAGCGATAGGAATCGCAGGTAGTGATGAGAAAATAAATCTGATCACTGAGAAATTTGGCTTTGATTCTGGAATCAACTACAGTGAAACAGATAATATGACAGCTGCCATAGGCAATCATGCTCCAGATGGTGTGGATGTGTACTTTGATAACGTAGGAAGCTACACACTAGACGCGGCGATGAATAACATCAATCGTTTCGGAAGGGTGATCAACTGTGGAGCGATTTCTTTATACAATGAGACGGAGCAACCTACAGGACCTAGACTGGAAACCACTATCGTTAAGAAAAGTATTAAGATGCAGGGTTTCATCGTGAGAAATTACGAGGATCGTTTTGAAGAAGGTGTTCAACAGTTGGGTAAATGGCTCAAAGAAGGTAAACTAAAACATGAGGAAACCATTGTAGATGACTTTGACCAGATACCTCAAGCCTTTATCGATCTATTTGATGGTAAGAATAAAGGTAAAATGGTTGTTAAAGCTTAG
- a CDS encoding YraN family protein: MAQHNDLGKEGEELAVAHLLKNGYDILVQNYVFQKGEIDIIARKGNTIVIVEVKTRSTPDFGAPQDFLKPAQIKRLVKTADHFMELYGEDDLEVRFDIFAIIKNKAGTKTEHIEDAFYHF, from the coding sequence ATGGCACAACACAACGATCTAGGAAAAGAAGGAGAAGAGCTTGCGGTAGCGCACTTACTTAAAAACGGCTATGACATTCTGGTCCAGAATTACGTGTTTCAAAAAGGAGAAATCGACATTATTGCTCGTAAGGGAAATACGATCGTGATTGTGGAAGTTAAGACCCGTTCCACTCCTGATTTTGGAGCGCCTCAGGATTTTTTGAAACCCGCACAAATCAAAAGACTGGTTAAAACTGCTGATCATTTCATGGAGTTGTATGGCGAAGATGACCTAGAAGTTCGCTTTGATATTTTTGCCATTATCAAAAACAAAGCGGGTACAAAAACGGAGCATATCGAGGATGCTTTTTATCATTTTTAG
- a CDS encoding ABC transporter permease, with product MLIYLRVLQESFFFALNALRTNILRTFLSLLGVSIGIFAIIGVLAAIDSLESEIKDGLSSLDISTIYVLRFSFGPTDLEPYQYENFPNVSYDEFEMLQRSMPEMGAITYTVFSGAENIKYDNKTATGVNIVPATETMYELDGLKIEEGRFYNESEANSGTPVVVIGSEVANSLFGDSYPIGRKVRLYGNKFTVIGVLKKEGQGTLGPSKDGSAYIPVNFVRKIYGDNNRSRVSALIMKPREGADQDEFIASMEQKLRNYRGLKNDEISTFFVNPLKGFTDFLDQVTSTLTLIGAVIASFSMLVGGFGIANIMFVSVKERTNLIGIQKSLGAKNRFILSQFLFEAIILALFGGLFGLLFVWLGTIVASGLTEDFEFVLSTQNIIYGATFSASVGLIAGLIPAIVASRLDPVEAIRTGM from the coding sequence ATGCTCATTTACCTAAGGGTTTTACAAGAGAGTTTCTTTTTTGCGCTTAATGCCTTGCGTACTAATATTTTGCGCACATTTCTGTCGTTGCTGGGAGTGAGCATAGGTATTTTTGCGATTATAGGCGTTCTGGCAGCTATCGACTCGCTGGAAAGTGAGATAAAAGACGGTTTGAGTTCACTGGATATAAGTACTATTTACGTGTTGCGATTTTCTTTTGGTCCAACTGATCTAGAACCTTATCAGTACGAAAATTTTCCTAACGTTTCCTACGATGAATTTGAGATGTTGCAGCGCAGTATGCCTGAAATGGGTGCGATAACCTACACCGTTTTTTCTGGTGCTGAGAATATCAAATACGATAATAAAACTGCAACTGGCGTCAACATCGTTCCCGCGACTGAAACCATGTATGAGCTGGATGGGCTGAAAATTGAAGAAGGTCGTTTCTACAATGAGTCTGAAGCAAACAGCGGAACACCCGTTGTGGTGATAGGGAGCGAGGTGGCCAATAGTCTTTTTGGAGATTCTTACCCTATTGGTCGCAAGGTGCGGCTTTACGGGAATAAGTTTACCGTGATAGGTGTCCTAAAAAAAGAAGGACAAGGAACGCTGGGTCCTTCAAAAGATGGTTCGGCTTACATACCGGTGAATTTTGTGAGAAAGATCTACGGTGATAATAATCGCTCCAGAGTTTCTGCATTGATCATGAAACCTAGAGAAGGAGCTGATCAAGATGAATTTATCGCTTCCATGGAGCAAAAGCTCAGAAATTATCGCGGTCTTAAAAATGACGAGATAAGTACCTTTTTTGTGAATCCGCTGAAGGGTTTCACTGATTTTCTGGACCAGGTTACCAGCACACTCACACTAATAGGTGCGGTAATCGCCAGTTTCTCGATGCTGGTAGGAGGATTTGGTATTGCAAACATCATGTTTGTGAGTGTGAAAGAGCGTACCAATTTAATCGGGATTCAAAAATCCCTGGGCGCAAAAAATAGGTTTATTTTATCACAGTTCTTATTTGAAGCCATCATATTAGCATTGTTTGGAGGGCTTTTCGGATTGTTGTTTGTCTGGTTGGGAACTATTGTTGCCAGTGGTCTCACAGAAGATTTTGAATTTGTTTTATCCACTCAAAACATTATCTACGGAGCGACCTTCAGCGCCTCTGTAGGCCTGATTGCCGGCTTGATTCCTGCGATAGTGGCTTCACGCTTGGATCCTGTGGAGGCGATTAGGACCGGGATGTGA
- a CDS encoding serine hydrolase — MKIFRNSIILIFTAVLVMAFYPIDGYERTGIKRLKRLEKTLDSTITEYYLKKGSFKSYKEITLWLCEQEDSVPEIMTVDQDFQKEMMQLFPSRAGYGITVLDMTDPDNMRYAEMNEDRGFQPGSVGKIVVATAFFNEIKNLCPEDMSVRTRLMKEKVVRSGNWGLYDHHTIPIYNVEKDSYVKRTVVASDEFTLYEWLDHMLSVSNNGAASIVWREALLMNIFGDKYFGLTQEEADKYFETADRRELTDRAINLVNQPLRDLGITHDEWRLGSFFTNGADKYVSSKGGSIGTPKGLMKYFIKLEKGEVIDRLTSLEIKRLLYMTDRRIRYGASPRLDEASIYFKSGSLYSCDKSKSTPCGKYAGNRYNYMNSVCIVEHPDGTNYIVCLESNVLSKNSAGAHMYLASAIDKAIRAKYETEEEKE; from the coding sequence GTGAAGATTTTTCGCAATTCCATAATTCTAATTTTTACCGCAGTGCTAGTCATGGCATTTTATCCCATCGACGGTTACGAGCGTACGGGAATCAAACGCCTTAAGAGATTAGAAAAAACGCTGGACAGCACCATCACTGAATATTACCTCAAAAAAGGAAGCTTTAAATCATATAAAGAAATCACCTTGTGGCTTTGTGAGCAGGAAGATAGCGTTCCTGAAATAATGACCGTTGATCAGGATTTTCAGAAAGAAATGATGCAGTTGTTTCCCAGCCGTGCAGGTTATGGAATCACGGTTCTCGACATGACTGATCCTGACAACATGCGCTATGCAGAAATGAATGAAGATCGAGGTTTCCAGCCGGGATCCGTGGGCAAGATTGTAGTTGCTACCGCTTTTTTCAACGAGATCAAAAATCTATGTCCCGAAGATATGAGTGTGCGCACGCGCTTGATGAAAGAAAAGGTTGTGCGATCTGGAAATTGGGGACTTTACGATCACCATACCATCCCGATTTACAATGTTGAGAAAGATTCTTACGTAAAACGTACTGTGGTAGCCAGCGATGAGTTTACCTTATATGAGTGGCTGGATCACATGTTGAGCGTGAGTAACAACGGTGCAGCCAGTATTGTGTGGAGAGAAGCCTTGCTCATGAACATCTTTGGTGATAAATATTTTGGTCTGACCCAAGAAGAAGCCGACAAATATTTTGAAACCGCAGATCGTCGGGAATTAACTGACCGTGCAATAAACCTAGTCAATCAACCCTTACGAGATCTAGGGATCACTCATGATGAGTGGCGCTTGGGAAGCTTTTTTACAAACGGTGCTGATAAATACGTGAGCAGTAAAGGAGGAAGTATAGGAACTCCTAAAGGATTGATGAAGTACTTCATAAAACTTGAAAAAGGCGAAGTAATCGACCGTCTCACGAGTCTAGAAATCAAAAGATTGTTGTACATGACTGATAGGCGTATTCGCTATGGTGCGAGCCCTCGACTTGATGAGGCATCCATCTATTTTAAATCTGGTAGTTTATATAGTTGCGATAAATCTAAGAGCACGCCTTGCGGCAAATATGCAGGAAACCGCTACAATTATATGAACAGCGTGTGCATAGTAGAACATCCTGATGGTACCAACTATATTGTGTGTCTTGAAAGCAATGTGTTAAGCAAAAACAGCGCAGGAGCCCACATGTATCTTGCCAGCGCGATTGATAAAGCGATACGAGCCAAATACGAAACCGAAGAGGAAAAAGAATAG
- a CDS encoding ATP-binding cassette domain-containing protein — translation MEISCKTGDVIGLYGKNGVGKSTLLKSVFGVLKTDCLTVHIDGKFISRNKIVGSNRIAYLPQEPFLPKSLRVRDLIPMCLTRLEDQEKVFYAPKVSSFDMEKVGNLSAGQFRYLEILLIANLDHDFLLLDEPFSMLEPSMKVIVKDKILEWSATKGIILTDHYYEDVMEISNTGVLLDRGNLAKVDDIEDLKKLGYVRR, via the coding sequence GTGGAAATATCTTGTAAAACAGGTGATGTGATAGGACTTTACGGTAAAAATGGAGTCGGTAAGTCTACCTTGCTCAAAAGCGTTTTTGGTGTTTTGAAGACAGATTGTTTAACGGTTCATATCGATGGTAAGTTTATATCAAGGAATAAGATAGTTGGTTCAAATAGAATCGCCTACTTACCACAAGAGCCCTTCCTACCAAAAAGCCTAAGGGTAAGAGATTTAATCCCGATGTGTCTTACTAGGCTAGAAGATCAGGAAAAAGTTTTTTACGCACCCAAAGTGTCCTCATTTGACATGGAAAAGGTGGGAAATCTTTCCGCTGGTCAATTTAGATATCTGGAGATTTTACTCATCGCAAACTTGGATCATGATTTTCTTCTACTCGATGAGCCTTTCTCGATGCTGGAGCCTTCCATGAAGGTAATTGTAAAAGATAAAATCCTAGAATGGTCTGCTACTAAGGGTATTATACTCACAGATCATTATTATGAAGATGTGATGGAAATTTCAAACACGGGTGTTCTACTAGATCGTGGCAATCTTGCAAAAGTAGATGACATAGAAGATCTAAAAAAGCTGGGATATGTTAGAAGATAG
- a CDS encoding PEP/pyruvate-binding domain-containing protein, with amino-acid sequence MIIEPLIKNLSLSGMKKTFSFILLISTLVSFSQEFSDDKIKDMISSYRDLDRGPYKSINWFCPDGSIRDAKDPCPKEIGEGIQHASYRPEVKKLAQQRHIYLSEILASNDIWDFWDGNNNHSRVKQYQLQKFLEASNNGWVQERSKFYRGAVQREDEEEWGRKFYYTVLGDNDLIERDFFLLRESLRDLPHDGDTNLAQEIRSDSKILAEKYPKFMDLRIKIHGNPQAQDIKATQDWLNENRDKLKSEDIGTFEKLIANMQEFFEPVSVSNLKDMVQDWPAESYIRTQTEYFSSRYDQDTEPRILVPAAANLMCDIRENIKQDRRGTRRTSALELSLRLEELIFQQSSNWQPQDIRGYLDKIFALSQALASAGYTERWEWEQVQPQIFYTEGKQAAASELLRIVNLGRSQVEWGTGMVYAIYGDVVEEYSRFEPLAYGFYDDRIRSSLLLPLGDTVGQVGALINRQIDMVSDVQGVENISTVRGLNAGYVKGVLQVVSGNAEDMEVDPNKIYIFDRPPSDLKPVAGIATVSEGNLVSHVQLLARNLGIPNAAITIDNLNDLKAYDGKEVFYAVSPKGTVVLKSASKMTDDEKELFAVSKKEKKTIRIPEDKLKLDGKQPIDMSIVDSGDSGILCGPKAANLGQLKKLFPEHVVNGIVIPFGVFKDHMDQNMPGASGSYWDFLVSAFAKAEQMRASSTPEDEVIAYQLGELEKLRNAIAKMPLKNSLISSLEADFKRNLGGSMGQVPVFLRSDTNMEDLEEFTGAGLNLTVFNAVDRDKILKGIRDVWASPYTERSFKWRQAYLENPENVYPSILIIPTVDVDYSGVLITKDFINNNNKSITVAMSRGAGGAVDGQSAETYIIDESGNSRLISPARENKMRKLPSTGGSVMEHVDFDQRVVSSENLEKIHDFAKEVHKIMPGSKDGSYKGAWDIELGFKDDKLYLFQIRPFVENSQAANSEYLNSIDAQAKLDTQLLLNKNIYE; translated from the coding sequence ATGATCATAGAGCCTTTGATCAAAAATTTATCTTTGAGCGGTATGAAAAAGACATTTTCTTTTATTCTCTTAATCAGCACGCTAGTTAGTTTTTCACAAGAATTTTCTGACGATAAAATCAAGGATATGATCAGTTCCTATCGGGATCTGGATCGTGGTCCTTACAAGTCCATCAATTGGTTCTGTCCTGACGGAAGCATTCGCGATGCAAAAGATCCATGCCCCAAGGAAATAGGAGAAGGAATCCAACACGCGAGTTACCGTCCAGAAGTCAAAAAACTTGCCCAGCAAAGACACATTTATTTAAGTGAAATTTTAGCCTCCAATGATATTTGGGACTTTTGGGATGGTAATAACAACCATTCAAGAGTCAAACAATACCAACTTCAGAAATTTCTGGAAGCTAGTAATAACGGTTGGGTTCAAGAACGCTCTAAATTCTACCGAGGTGCCGTGCAGCGAGAAGATGAAGAAGAATGGGGTCGCAAGTTTTACTATACAGTACTGGGTGATAACGACTTGATCGAGCGTGACTTCTTTCTCCTCAGGGAAAGCCTCAGAGACTTACCGCACGATGGGGATACCAATCTAGCTCAGGAGATACGTAGTGACAGCAAGATACTAGCAGAGAAATATCCCAAGTTCATGGATTTGCGTATCAAGATTCATGGGAATCCACAAGCGCAAGATATCAAGGCGACTCAAGACTGGCTGAATGAGAATCGAGATAAATTAAAATCTGAGGACATTGGAACCTTTGAAAAACTCATAGCAAACATGCAGGAGTTTTTTGAACCCGTTTCCGTATCCAACCTCAAGGATATGGTTCAGGACTGGCCGGCAGAAAGCTACATAAGAACCCAAACCGAATACTTCTCATCCCGATACGATCAAGATACAGAACCCAGAATTCTCGTTCCTGCTGCGGCAAACCTCATGTGTGACATTCGCGAAAACATTAAGCAAGATCGCAGGGGAACGCGTCGTACCAGCGCCTTGGAGCTGAGCCTAAGATTGGAAGAGTTGATTTTTCAACAGTCCAGCAACTGGCAACCCCAAGATATCAGAGGCTATCTCGATAAGATTTTTGCTTTAAGCCAGGCGCTGGCAAGTGCCGGTTACACGGAGCGCTGGGAATGGGAACAGGTACAGCCCCAAATATTTTATACAGAAGGAAAACAAGCAGCTGCCTCAGAGCTGTTGAGAATTGTGAACTTGGGTCGCAGTCAGGTAGAGTGGGGAACCGGTATGGTTTACGCCATCTATGGAGATGTTGTTGAAGAGTATTCTCGTTTTGAGCCTTTGGCATATGGATTTTACGATGACCGCATTCGCTCCTCGTTATTGTTACCACTTGGTGACACAGTTGGTCAGGTGGGAGCACTTATCAATCGGCAGATTGATATGGTGAGCGATGTACAAGGTGTTGAGAATATCAGCACAGTACGTGGTCTTAACGCTGGGTATGTTAAAGGTGTTTTGCAAGTCGTTTCTGGAAATGCTGAGGACATGGAAGTCGATCCCAATAAGATCTACATTTTTGACCGACCGCCCAGCGATTTGAAGCCGGTCGCGGGTATCGCAACGGTTTCAGAAGGGAATCTTGTGTCGCACGTACAGCTTCTTGCCCGCAACTTGGGAATTCCTAACGCTGCCATCACCATTGACAACCTCAACGATCTCAAAGCTTATGACGGTAAGGAGGTCTTTTATGCCGTGAGTCCAAAGGGAACAGTGGTTTTGAAATCTGCTTCTAAGATGACTGACGATGAGAAAGAGCTTTTTGCGGTGTCTAAAAAGGAAAAGAAAACCATCCGCATACCAGAGGACAAATTAAAACTGGATGGTAAGCAGCCCATCGACATGAGCATTGTGGACAGTGGTGATAGCGGTATTTTGTGTGGCCCCAAAGCAGCAAACTTAGGTCAGCTTAAGAAGCTTTTTCCAGAGCACGTTGTGAACGGTATCGTTATTCCGTTTGGCGTTTTTAAGGATCACATGGATCAAAATATGCCGGGCGCTTCGGGTAGTTACTGGGATTTTTTAGTTTCCGCTTTCGCGAAAGCGGAACAAATGAGAGCCTCTTCCACTCCTGAAGATGAGGTGATCGCCTATCAGCTGGGTGAACTAGAAAAGTTACGGAACGCCATTGCCAAAATGCCGTTGAAAAACAGCTTGATTTCATCTCTAGAAGCTGACTTTAAACGCAATCTGGGAGGAAGCATGGGACAGGTACCTGTATTTCTACGCAGTGATACAAACATGGAAGACCTAGAGGAATTTACAGGAGCAGGCCTGAACCTTACAGTTTTTAATGCTGTAGACCGCGATAAGATCCTCAAGGGAATAAGGGATGTATGGGCGAGTCCCTACACGGAGCGCAGTTTCAAATGGCGCCAGGCTTATCTTGAGAACCCAGAAAATGTCTATCCATCCATTCTGATTATCCCGACCGTGGACGTGGATTACAGCGGTGTTTTGATCACTAAGGATTTTATCAATAACAATAACAAAAGTATTACCGTGGCGATGAGCCGTGGCGCGGGTGGCGCTGTAGATGGACAGAGTGCCGAGACTTACATCATAGATGAATCTGGAAATTCTAGATTGATATCGCCCGCTAGGGAAAACAAGATGCGCAAACTACCATCTACTGGTGGTTCTGTTATGGAACATGTAGATTTTGATCAGCGTGTGGTAAGTTCAGAAAACCTTGAGAAAATCCACGATTTTGCAAAAGAAGTCCATAAGATCATGCCGGGTTCAAAAGATGGATCTTATAAAGGCGCGTGGGATATTGAATTAGGTTTTAAAGACGACAAGCTGTACCTGTTTCAAATACGTCCTTTTGTAGAAAATTCCCAAGCTGCAAATTCTGAATACCTCAATTCCATTGACGCACAAGCTAAGCTTGACACCCAGTTATTACTCAACAAAAACATTTACGAGTGA
- a CDS encoding CBS domain-containing protein, whose translation MKKEFEDLIGKAAESEEGITLTRRDILHKYDGYKRRSSKVVWRINEELGRHGLKVKPSLQAGEMDDEVKVMPTKKARIDDQQISNLGNEEFDPITRLSELNAAKTNPVCVHPNDELTKATYLMWHHGFSQLPVMLNHKNISGIINWESIAKAKITNPDADRVEDVMSTDFTLLDLDMPLFQAIREIIKKDVVFVKTADREIKGPITAHDINLEYLDQIAPFIHLEEIENMLRMLLDGKFEMKFLNKCANYEGKEMQPTSLSDLNFSDYGFILGNEQVWETLKLPFHQTSFIADLHKVREIRNNVVHFRSGKIDEEQLELLEKTSRCLQEVIVKHG comes from the coding sequence GTGAAAAAGGAATTTGAAGACCTTATTGGAAAAGCAGCAGAATCTGAAGAAGGCATCACGCTTACCCGCCGAGATATTTTACACAAATATGATGGCTATAAGCGTCGATCCAGCAAGGTAGTGTGGCGCATCAATGAAGAATTGGGCCGTCATGGATTGAAGGTAAAGCCCAGTTTGCAGGCTGGAGAAATGGACGATGAGGTCAAAGTGATGCCTACCAAAAAAGCACGCATCGACGACCAGCAAATTTCAAATCTGGGAAATGAAGAATTTGATCCCATCACAAGACTTTCTGAACTCAATGCCGCAAAAACGAATCCTGTATGTGTCCACCCAAACGATGAGCTGACTAAGGCTACTTACCTCATGTGGCACCATGGATTCTCCCAGCTCCCGGTAATGCTCAATCATAAAAACATAAGCGGAATCATCAACTGGGAAAGTATCGCAAAAGCTAAAATCACAAACCCTGATGCGGATAGGGTGGAAGACGTGATGAGTACCGATTTTACTTTGCTGGACCTTGACATGCCGCTGTTTCAAGCCATACGTGAGATCATTAAAAAAGACGTTGTGTTTGTTAAAACGGCGGATCGGGAAATAAAAGGGCCTATTACCGCCCATGATATCAACCTAGAATATTTGGATCAAATCGCTCCATTCATCCATCTAGAAGAAATTGAAAATATGCTGCGTATGTTGCTGGACGGTAAATTTGAAATGAAGTTCTTGAATAAATGTGCCAACTATGAAGGCAAGGAAATGCAACCTACCTCACTTAGCGATCTCAATTTTTCAGATTATGGATTTATTTTAGGAAATGAACAAGTCTGGGAAACCTTGAAATTACCCTTTCATCAAACCTCCTTTATCGCCGACTTGCACAAAGTGCGCGAGATCAGGAACAATGTAGTCCATTTCAGATCTGGAAAAATAGACGAGGAGCAGCTGGAACTGCTTGAAAAAACTTCCAGATGTTTGCAAGAGGTGATTGTGAAGCACGGGTAG
- a CDS encoding S66 peptidase family protein: protein MITPPNQFNLRALQKGDKVRILCIARSAQKSELKNAESYLQSIGLKVDYGNTIGKVHYQFGGTAQERMEDFIEAWNDPEVAAIWIARGGYGSIQILEGLDFVQMAEASTPLSHRTNFTRKRSLSISTSLNDHGVEAHRKKDKKYIKPIIGYSDVTLIHSKMQKAGLPSIHAFMPLEVDTRTAFAKASFRKALFNEEIRVELRNNQNLSPQKIRGKLHGGNLSILYSMLGSEDLPDLTGGILFIEEIDEYLYHIERMMFSLKRAGKFSGLKALLVGGMTDMNDHKIPFGKNALEIIQDLTADYDYPVIFDFPAGHLENNVSLKLGMEMEILIDSNDIIFTQ, encoded by the coding sequence TTGATCACCCCACCCAACCAATTTAATTTGCGCGCCTTACAAAAAGGCGATAAAGTGCGCATATTGTGCATCGCACGTAGCGCTCAGAAGTCTGAACTTAAAAATGCCGAAAGCTATCTGCAATCCATCGGGTTGAAAGTAGATTATGGCAATACCATTGGCAAGGTACATTATCAATTCGGTGGTACGGCGCAGGAGCGGATGGAAGATTTTATCGAGGCGTGGAACGACCCAGAAGTAGCAGCAATCTGGATCGCGCGTGGTGGTTACGGGAGTATTCAGATTTTGGAAGGATTGGATTTTGTGCAAATGGCGGAGGCTTCGACTCCACTTAGTCACCGCACGAATTTTACGAGAAAAAGGTCGCTGAGCATTTCGACTTCGCTCAACGACCACGGAGTCGAAGCGCACCGTAAAAAAGACAAAAAGTATATCAAACCCATCATCGGCTATTCAGACGTGACTTTGATCCACAGCAAAATGCAGAAAGCTGGGTTGCCCAGCATTCATGCTTTTATGCCGCTGGAAGTGGATACGAGGACCGCTTTCGCGAAAGCGAGCTTTAGAAAGGCTCTTTTCAATGAAGAAATCCGAGTTGAACTCAGAAACAACCAAAACCTTTCACCTCAAAAAATCAGGGGAAAGTTGCACGGCGGCAACCTCTCCATTCTTTACAGTATGCTAGGTTCAGAAGATTTGCCGGATCTTACGGGCGGTATTCTTTTCATTGAGGAAATCGATGAATACCTCTACCACATAGAAAGGATGATGTTTTCGCTAAAAAGAGCTGGGAAATTCAGCGGTCTGAAAGCTTTATTAGTAGGTGGAATGACTGATATGAATGATCATAAAATCCCATTTGGGAAAAATGCGCTCGAGATCATTCAAGATCTTACAGCAGATTATGACTATCCCGTGATTTTTGATTTTCCAGCTGGGCACTTGGAGAATAATGTTAGCTTGAAGTTGGGAATGGAGATGGAAATTCTAATTGATTCAAATGATATTATTTTTACTCAATAA
- a CDS encoding GYDIA family GHMP kinase, with amino-acid sequence MSLSIERFSANAKFLITGEYAVLANITALAVPLKRQQHLEISSRDDQKFTWKSYDADGSLWFEIESDLGKIKSSQKFDDPTADKLLAILRHASSMSSRDILNQGFDAVTTLDFNRKYGMGTSSTLISLIAQWADCDAYQLQFEHFGGSGFDIACATAKTPILYNYNDAVPIVKPVIFNPAIKDQLFFVYLNQKQNSRDSIAKFDPRKLTQELKNELNQMPNRFVQTADSVEDFSKTIERHEEIISNLVGLEPVKNRLFPDYKKTMKSLGGWGGDFILVVGDSGDRARFRESGYSHIYSWDDLVLTD; translated from the coding sequence GTGTCCCTTTCTATAGAACGATTTTCTGCCAATGCAAAATTCCTGATCACGGGTGAGTATGCCGTACTTGCAAATATCACCGCGCTGGCCGTACCGCTTAAGAGGCAACAGCATCTTGAGATTTCCTCGCGTGACGATCAGAAGTTTACCTGGAAAAGCTATGATGCCGATGGGAGTTTATGGTTTGAAATAGAATCCGATCTTGGGAAAATTAAATCTTCTCAAAAATTTGACGACCCCACCGCTGATAAACTTTTGGCGATTCTCAGACACGCCTCATCAATGAGTTCCAGAGACATCCTTAATCAAGGTTTTGATGCAGTCACCACGCTAGATTTTAATCGCAAATATGGAATGGGCACCAGCTCCACACTTATCTCCCTGATCGCTCAATGGGCTGATTGCGATGCATATCAACTTCAGTTTGAACACTTTGGCGGTAGTGGTTTTGATATCGCCTGCGCCACCGCAAAAACTCCTATTCTTTACAATTACAACGATGCTGTTCCTATCGTGAAGCCAGTCATTTTTAATCCTGCAATTAAAGATCAGCTGTTCTTTGTATACCTGAATCAAAAACAAAACAGCCGCGATTCTATTGCCAAGTTTGACCCTCGTAAACTGACTCAAGAGTTGAAAAATGAGCTGAACCAAATGCCCAATCGATTTGTTCAGACGGCTGATTCCGTCGAGGATTTCAGTAAGACGATAGAAAGACATGAAGAAATCATCTCAAACCTCGTAGGATTGGAACCCGTCAAAAACCGCCTTTTTCCTGATTATAAAAAAACCATGAAATCGCTGGGCGGCTGGGGAGGTGATTTTATACTTGTAGTGGGGGATAGTGGTGATAGAGCACGCTTTCGCGAAAGCGGATACAGCCACATCTATTCTTGGGACGATCTAGTCCTAACAGATTAA